The following proteins come from a genomic window of Miscanthus floridulus cultivar M001 chromosome 2, ASM1932011v1, whole genome shotgun sequence:
- the LOC136538219 gene encoding protein ETHYLENE-INSENSITIVE 2-like, with translation MNNVQSIESLAAGDAQHNLFRTLGPTLVISMAYIDLGKWLVAVDAGSRFGYDLVLLVLLFNFSAILYQYLSTCIGMVTGKNLAKICCQEYSQVICVVLGLQAWLSLLTSELTMIAGMAVGFNIVFEHDDLITAICSASVVVSLLPYTLSHLDKKVAGIFNACIAGFTLLCFVLGLLISHPHTPVNMNVMFPKLSGESAYSLMALLGTNIIVHNFYTHSAFVQVQRRSSVHTLGSLFHDHLFSILFIFTGIFLVNYILLSSAADESSDTLVMDFQDAMELMHQIFTNPAAPIVLLVILLFSSHIISLTCIVSGDVISENFFGVKLPLSAHHLLHKGLAMILTIYCAKVAGSEGIYQLLIMCPVIQAMLLPSSIIPILRVSSSRLLMGRYRIALCVEIFAFLAFLLAVFTNIIFTAEIMFGDSTWTNNLKGDTGSPAILPYSVVVLVSCASIGFTLFVAVTPLKSASNEAQTHLSSVHSQRETLGTTHRETTYLEKNEHEEFESCSVGAVLMGSSEGHTESVHEHTCRAPYLDNCAHEEIERSSVELF, from the exons ATGAATAATGTGCAGAGTATAGAATCTCTGGCTGCTGGCGATGCTCAGCATAACCTTTTCCGAACCCTTGGACCAACACTCGTGATTTCGATGGCATATATTGACCTTGGAAAGTGGTTGGTAGCAGTGGATGCTGGATCTCGGTTCGGCTATGATCTTGTGCTACTGGTGCTGCTCTTCAATTTCTCAGCCATTTTGTATCAATATCTGTCAACTTGTATCGGCATGGTCACTGGGAAGAACCTTGCCAAG ATCTGCTGCCAGGAATACAGTCAGGTGATATGTGTTGTTCTCGGTCTCCAGGCATGGCTTTCCTTGTTGACCTCTGAATTGACAATG ATTGCAGGCATGGCAGTGGGGTTCAACATTGTGTTTGAACACGACGATCTTATCACAGCCATATGTTCTGCAAGTGTTGTAGTTAGTCTACTACCATACACGCTCTCTCATTTG GATAAGAAGGTGGCTGGGATATTTAATGCTTGCATAGCTGGATTTACACTTCTTTGTTTTGTGCTTGGTTTATTAATCAGTCACCCCCATACCCCAGTCAATATGAATGTGATGTTCCCCAAGTTGAGTGGTGAAAGCGCTTACTCATTGATGGCTCTTCTTGGCACAAATATAATAGTACACAACTTTTATACTCATTCAGCATTTGTTCAG GTCCAGAGAAGATCTTCAGTCCATACCCTTGGTTCCCTGTTCCACGACCACCTTTTCtctatattatttatatttaCTGGGATTTTCCTTGTGAATTATATTCTCCTGAGCTCAGCAGCAGATGAATCCAGTGACACATTGGTAATGGACTTTCAAGATGCTATGGAGCTAATGCACCAG ATATTCACAAATCCTGCAGCACCAATTGTGCTATTAGTGATCCTTCTCTTTTCAAGCCATATCATCTCATTGACATGCATTGTTAGTGGTGATGTAATTTCAGAGAACTTCTTTGGTGTTAAACTGCCTCTTTCAGCACATCATCTGCTACATAAGGGTTTGGCCATGATTCTTACTATCTACTGTGCGAAGGTTGCTGGTTCTGAAGGGATATATCAGTTACTTATTATGTGCCCAGTTATCCAGGCTATGCTTCTTCCTTCGTCGATTATACCCATTTTACGTGTTTCTTCATCAAGATTATTGATGGGAAGATACAGGATAGCTTTATGTGTTGAAATTTTTGCCTTCCTTGCATTCCTTCTTGCGGTGTTCACAAATATAATTTTCACAGCAGAAATTATGTTTGGTGATAGCACTTGGACAAACAACCTGAAAGGAGATACTGGAAGCCCTGCCATACTTCCATATTCTGTTGTAGTCCTAGTTTCATGTGCATCAATTGGATTTACACTGTTTGTTGCTGTTACTCCACTAAAATCAGCAAGTAATGAAGCTCAGACTCATTTGTCGTCTGTGCACTCACAAAGAGAAACATTGGGCACTACTCATAGAGAAACGACTTATCTGGAAAAAAATGAGCATGAAGAATTTGAAAGCTGTTCTGTTGGAGCTGTTCTTATGGGTTCATCGGAAGGTCATACGGAATCAGTTCATGAACACACCTGCAGAGCACCTTATCTGGATAATTGTGCACATGAAGAAATTGAGAGGTCTTCTGTTGAGCTGTTCTGA